Proteins from a single region of Victivallis lenta:
- a CDS encoding HEPN domain-containing protein: MGLEQFKKYLQENKFSGEWRYIDEPENVFSGTLTYDPLKGGFLEFIGGPKNLLTSKETLDSFLGKSPTGKFISIFNARREKTSFTFGVFSQHQYSFYEYWESDSNEGLHKSDILLESLRFQLSHLEEWEGRICLTPEFDSSAKRISGVSYSEFPSVNLYEDEKVSITLNYALSVQGNMLEAFHLYHNVFIKVSVKEGRLPYYNTEDQNNIEYYFLTMHALFSFLIGKDVFPYDITCRYETIKPSENASEHEKALGEQAICGKYFPYWEYEAFSGKVLSGIQMFLPRADIPDLPSLTAKWFSKQNIISDSVSQLTSFHNQKFISETTLAFLIFSFEGLHRKLYSKKPIFLKRLRNFMLKLQGKVPEKNTRDITLKERVFYSLFKCRKLLQLNNAQDLLIIAHKMTQHRDAIGHRDKDIELSGAESAYLSYEMSYLLEAMISKELDIPKETQTCPNN; this comes from the coding sequence ATGGGTTTAGAGCAGTTCAAGAAGTATTTACAGGAAAATAAATTTTCAGGAGAATGGCGATATATTGACGAACCTGAAAATGTCTTTTCCGGCACTTTGACATATGATCCGTTGAAAGGTGGTTTTTTAGAATTTATTGGAGGTCCCAAAAATCTTCTAACTTCTAAAGAGACACTGGATTCGTTTTTGGGGAAATCGCCCACAGGAAAGTTTATCTCAATCTTTAATGCTCGCAGGGAAAAAACGTCTTTTACTTTTGGCGTATTCAGTCAGCATCAGTATTCATTTTACGAATATTGGGAAAGTGATTCGAACGAAGGATTACATAAATCCGATATTTTATTGGAGTCTTTACGTTTTCAGTTGAGTCATCTCGAAGAATGGGAGGGAAGAATATGCCTCACGCCAGAGTTTGACTCATCTGCAAAGAGAATTTCAGGCGTTTCGTACTCCGAATTTCCATCAGTAAATTTATACGAAGATGAAAAAGTAAGTATTACGCTCAATTATGCTTTGTCCGTTCAGGGAAATATGCTGGAAGCTTTTCATCTTTATCATAATGTTTTCATAAAAGTATCAGTCAAAGAAGGTCGGCTTCCTTATTACAATACAGAAGATCAGAATAATATCGAATATTATTTTCTAACAATGCATGCTCTCTTCTCATTTCTTATAGGGAAAGATGTTTTCCCTTACGATATTACTTGTCGTTATGAAACAATAAAGCCATCAGAAAATGCTTCTGAGCATGAAAAAGCGCTAGGGGAACAAGCCATTTGTGGAAAATATTTTCCATATTGGGAGTATGAAGCTTTCAGCGGAAAGGTTTTATCTGGAATACAAATGTTTTTGCCACGAGCGGATATACCTGATTTGCCTTCTTTGACGGCAAAATGGTTTTCAAAACAAAATATTATTTCCGATTCTGTTAGTCAGTTAACTTCGTTTCATAACCAAAAATTTATCTCAGAAACAACCTTAGCTTTTTTGATTTTCTCTTTCGAGGGATTGCATAGAAAACTATACTCAAAAAAACCTATTTTTTTGAAAAGGCTTCGAAATTTCATGTTGAAGCTTCAAGGCAAAGTGCCTGAAAAAAACACCAGGGACATAACACTGAAAGAACGAGTATTTTATAGCCTATTTAAATGCCGGAAACTTCTGCAATTAAATAATGCTCAAGATCTCCTGATTATTGCCCACAAAATGACACAACATAGAGATGCGATTGGCCATCGAGATAAAGATATCGAATTAAGTGGGGCTGAGAGCGCCTATCTATCGTACGAAATGAGTTATCTTCTAGAGGCAATGATCTCAAAGGAGCTCGACATTCCAAAGGAAACTCAGACGTGTCCTAACAATTAG
- a CDS encoding DUF932 domain-containing protein codes for MCEGKFVGRDEIALVPTPTATASWKPVPHSEVIDAVTDVVKAHNWQILDEQYGLARDGQRMFGFMRINKTHSPEWSRCIGIRNSHDQSIAVGLAAGLCVKVCSNLVRRIQ; via the coding sequence ATGTGTGAAGGAAAGTTTGTCGGGCGCGACGAAATCGCACTGGTGCCGACTCCGACCGCTACCGCGAGCTGGAAACCGGTTCCTCACAGCGAGGTGATCGACGCTGTTACCGATGTGGTCAAGGCGCATAACTGGCAGATTCTCGATGAACAGTACGGGCTGGCCCGTGACGGTCAGCGGATGTTCGGATTCATGCGGATCAATAAAACGCATTCGCCGGAGTGGAGTCGGTGTATCGGCATCCGTAATTCGCACGATCAGAGTATCGCAGTTGGACTGGCGGCGGGGCTTTGCGTAAAAGTGTGCAGCAATTTGGTGCGCCGTATACAATGA
- a CDS encoding RecB family exonuclease, translated as MATIDELRQEPHWSYSALNTYLNICQAQFMYRYVDQAEVERTSVCFPFGKAFHAALTAQAWECMMGGSLTRDEIVDRFEEAFKIEAEATPNLIYKEGENFDTVIDLATKMLDAALANWSDYYTIKGVAQAFRIDVPGLDKPLIGEYDLIVQDGRDACIVDWKTSASRWPAGKADRDLQATVFSYAYEKQNGTAPLFRFDVITKTKNPGCESHYTSRGFHDFRRFEALANRAQYAISKGVFLPNETSFACGECPYRDRCGQWHLKKWR; from the coding sequence GGTCGTATTCGGCGCTGAATACGTACCTCAACATCTGTCAGGCGCAATTCATGTACCGCTACGTGGATCAGGCCGAGGTCGAACGAACTTCGGTCTGCTTTCCGTTCGGCAAGGCGTTTCATGCGGCCTTGACCGCTCAGGCATGGGAGTGCATGATGGGCGGCTCGCTGACCCGTGATGAAATCGTTGACCGGTTTGAAGAGGCGTTCAAAATCGAAGCCGAGGCGACGCCGAACCTGATCTACAAGGAAGGCGAGAACTTCGATACGGTGATCGACCTGGCAACGAAGATGCTGGATGCGGCTCTGGCGAACTGGTCGGACTACTACACGATCAAGGGCGTCGCCCAGGCGTTCAGAATCGACGTTCCCGGTTTGGACAAGCCTCTGATCGGCGAATACGACCTCATCGTTCAGGACGGGCGGGACGCCTGTATCGTGGACTGGAAAACCTCCGCGAGCCGCTGGCCCGCCGGGAAAGCCGACCGCGATCTTCAGGCGACCGTGTTCAGCTACGCTTATGAGAAACAGAACGGCACGGCTCCACTCTTTCGGTTCGATGTCATCACCAAGACAAAGAATCCGGGCTGTGAGAGCCACTACACCAGTCGCGGATTTCATGACTTCCGGCGCTTCGAGGCGTTGGCGAACCGGGCGCAGTACGCGATCAGCAAAGGCGTGTTCCTGCCGAATGAAACATCGTTCGCTTGCGGCGAATGCCCGTATCGGGATCGTTGCGGGCAGTGGCATCTGAAGAAGTGGAGGTGA